A region of the Canis aureus isolate CA01 chromosome 5, VMU_Caureus_v.1.0, whole genome shotgun sequence genome:
TCCGACGTCGTCCGGAAGTCGGGTTCTGATCCGGTGAGTACCGGGCCTTTCGGCTCCTTTGCACCGCCAGGTTACTTGCGCTTCTTCTGGGGACACTCGGGCATCGCCGCCGGCCTCCGACGAGGTGCACGACGGGGGTCCTGTCGCCCTCGGCTCGTGTCTCTGCCGAACTTACCCGCTGCGCAGGGGCCCGCGTGCCGCCCATGGCGGGAGCCGCCCCGACCACGGCCTTTGGGCAGGCGGTCATTGGCCCCCCCGGCTCGGGCAAGACCACGTACTGCCTGGGCATGAGTGAGTTCCTGCGCGCGCTGGGCAGGCGCGTGGCGGTGGTGAACCTGGACCCTGCCAACGAGGGGCTGCCGTACGAGTGCGCCGTGGACGTGGGAGAGCTGGTGGGCCTGGGCGACGTGATGGACGCGCTGCGGCTGGGGCCCAACGGCGGCCTGCTCTACTGCATGGAGTACCTGGAGGCCAACCTGGACTGGCTGCGCGCCAAGCTAGATCCCCTCCGCGGCCACTACCTCCTGTTCGACTGCCCGGGCCAGGTGGAGCTCTGCACGCACCACGGCGCCCTGCGCAACATCTTCTCCCAGATGGCACAGTGGGACCTCAGGGTGCGTCTTGGGTCCAGCAGGCTCCTTTTGCAGATGGAGGAACTGAGACAGGAAGGACAGATGCCACGCCCCCATGTCACACAGCGAGGTAGGGGCCGAGTCGCTTTGGAGTTTGGTGTGAGTTCGATTTTAGGCTCTGCCACTGACTCGCTGTGTGGTCCTGGGTaactcagtttctctctctgaacctcagttttctcatctgcagaatggaTGTGCTAGTACCCAATTTGGGATCATTGAAAATATGGAAGAGGTTATGTAGAAAGTGGTATGGTGATTGTTGTGACTTGCTGGGCAAAAGTAAATGACATAGAGTCATATGCAATCAGAGTTGAGCCAGTTGCCCACTGGGAGGCACCGTGCAAGGCATCTTGTAAGGAAAAATGCTCTATATCACCTGGCAGAAGGAAATGAGAGTCACTACCAGAATGAAGCAGAAACAGGAGGAAACTAATGGGGAAGACTTGCACTCTGTCCTCAGGAGTCCCAGTCTCTTGGGAAAGACTTAGGCTCTGATGTttcctgcctccccaggcccACTCACCCtatctcttccctcccttccagcTGACTGCTGTCCACCTGGTGGATTCTCATTACTGCACAGACCCGGCCAAGTTCATTTCCGTACTGTGTACCTCTCTGGCCACCATGCTGCATGTGGAACTACCCCATGTCAACGTCCTCTCCAAGATGGACCTCATCGAGCACTATGGGAAGCTGGGTGAGAGCTCCTCTTCTGGGCAGGCAAGGAGTCAGGAGTGAAACAGATCTCAGCTGAAGGGAGCTGCCTCCAGGGACCACGCACGGCTTGGTGATCATAGCCACAGGCAGGTCCTAATCCCTGCCTGTTTATTTTGTGCCActctgtgccagatactgttctgGGCTTTGGGGACAAGAGAGCTATATAGTTGGTGGTATGTACTGCAAAGGAATTAAAACAAAGTGAGTGGTTGGGATTGAGGGGATTGAGCAGTGCTACCTGAGCTGAGACTGCCAAGGCAGAACTGTTCAAGACAAAGCGACCAGTAGGAAGAAAGTTCCTTAGGGAAAGAGCTTTCTgtgtttaagaagaaaaaggaaaaagtagggGGGCCAGGGGAAGCCAAGAGCAGCTGAGGTAGTAGTCAGGGGAAGGGTGGTAGGAAACGAAGtcagaggggtgggcaggggccagaACCTGTACTGCGGAAGCACCAGGTAAAGCCACTGATGAATATTAAGCAAGGAGATAGCATTAATTAAGATGTCATTGTGGCTATTTTGTGGGGAGTGAATTGAAACGCTCAAGAATGCAAACAGAGATCCTTGAGGTTTTTACAGCAACCCAAAAAGAAGTAGTTCCATCCAAAACTCAAAAAATAGGGTTTGCTAGTGGATTGAACATGGAGACCAAGGAATTAAGGATGACTCTCAGGTTTCTGTTTGAGCCAGTGGACAGATAGAGGTCCCTTTGTCAGGGTGGGAAAgattgagggagaagcaggaggcagGGGAGTTGCTTAAGGGCCTCATGGCCAGCACTTTTTTCCCAGCAAAATTAGTGTGCCTAGCCAGGGCATCAGTTCCCTAGATAGCATCTCCAGCCACAAAGAAGCCTGGGGAAGAAAACCTGAAATGACTGGCAGTGAACAGGAAAAAGAGTTGTTAGAATCACGATGTCAAGCCATTGTCCAGGGAAGCCTACTGGCTGCCTGTCTGGACCTGGAGGGATGTCAGCACCCTGGAGGGCCTGCCTCAGCCCGGAGTCCTGGCCCATCTCTTGGTAAGCCCAgaagctctccccacccccttttaaaaatattttatttatttattcatgagagacagagagagagacagagacacaggcagagggagaagcaggctccatgcagagagcccaatgtgggactcaaatcctgggtctccaagattgggccctgggctgaaggcggcgctaaaccgctgagccacccgggctgcaatAAACCCCATTTTATCTTTGCCCAGATTTGCAGTCTTCTCAAGCCCCTATCCCCACCCACCTTCACAGACTCCAGCTCAGATGGCTGCATGGTGGTCCTTGACCTTTTTAGCTCTGACTTCAGCCAGTCATCCTTATAAAAGACTGATGTGCAAACCGCATGAGGCCGTTGAGGCCCAGAGACATTACATGAATAACCCAAGGTCAGTCCCACAGCTAGCATGTTAGCTGACATGAAATCTAAGCCCAGGTGCACCTGGCTCCAACTGCTTCATTCCTGGAGAAGAATGTACCAGTCAGGCAATCCAAAAAGTTTTTTGGAATACCCAGGACATTATTCCTTGCAGGCAGAGGGGTGACCATTTCTGATTAAAATacaggaggcaaaaaaaaaaaaaaaaaaaaaaaaaggaatatatatatatatatacacacacacacacacacacacacacacacacacatatgaggcagaggggtgcctggctggctcagttggaggagtatgtcactcttgatcttggggttgtgagtttgagccttacATTGGGTGTAGGGAGTGCATCAATCCAGCAGCCTGATTGCCTTCACTCACTTTGGGACAGATCAGTTGAGTAGCCCAAGACTCGAGTTTTCTGGCAGAAATGGGCAATGACCGAAAggcctgctttctttctcttagaGGAAGTTTGCATTCATAGAACTCTGAGTCCTCTGGTCTGGTATCCTTATTTTACATTCAGAAGGAACAGGCCCAAAAAGGGAAAGTGATTTACACAAGAGGCACCCTATTAGGGGCCTTACAGGTCCTGGGGTACAACTACCTGCCTGTGAGCTCTGTGTGGTAGGGACCAAGCACTGTTCTTGGGACACATTCCATCTTGTTATTTATTACCATTCAACAAGTGCTTGTGTGTACTAGACACTGGGACTTAGAGCATTTAATCCGCACAGCAGGCCCATCTAGCTAGGAAATGGCAGAGCCAATGGGTAAAACCAAGTATTTTCTTTTGAGTAAGTACATTTCACTGTGTcaacaaatacttgctgaatgaatgaatgaatgagtaaatgaagacaaaaggaaggaagaaagggaatatGATCCCTGTCCTTGGATCTTTTAGCCTGATGTCAGCTGCTCCTGAACACCAATTTCTCTCCTTAGCCTTCAACCTAGACTACTACACAGAGGTCCTGGACCTCTCCTACCTTCTCGACCACCTGGCTTCTGACCCTTTCTTCCGCCACTACCGACAGCTCAATGAGAAACTGGTGCAGCTCATTGAAGACTATAGTCTGGTCTCCTTCATCCCTCTCAACATTCAGGTACTTGGGACTAAGAGGCCTCTTCCCCATGCCTAGCCTATGCTCTGACAGTGCCTGGGATCTCACCAAGCCAAGGATACAGGAGACTTTGAGGGGTCAAACAGTGGGTCTTTGTCCTGGGTCCAACTATCATTCAGTCCCCCTTGGTTTTAGGACCAGTGGCTCTCATGGGGAGGGTTCCAGTAAAGAGAGTGAGCCAAACTTCAGCCCTATCTGTTTTGCTGGGTTCTCTATGCATGTTCCCACATCAGTGCAAAAATGGATGATTTCAGAAAGTTATCCTCAAGGCCAAAGACAGGTCTGTCAGCCTCCTTCAGGATGGGCAACTGCCTATTTGACTTTGCAAAGTAGTTCCCAACCAATGTGTGTGGACTTGAGCAAACTTGTCTCTTCCCTAATGCCACagttttttcctctaaaatgagAAAGTGAACCCTACAATATTAATCATAACAACTATCACTTCTTGAGCACTTTCTGCACTAGGCATTGTGCTAAGGACTTGTACATGCATTATTTTGATCTTTCCTTCCCATCATGTGGTGTATGGACTGTTCTTATCACTATTCTGGAATAGCAAATaggttatatacatatttattgggAGTCTACCATTAAGTAGACTAagtactgtgctaggcactgaggaTTACCTCGACAAATAAGTCCCTGGCCTCATGGAGTACAAAGTCAAATAGGGGAGCTAGATGAGTTAATAATTTGTCAGTAGTAAGATGGTAGGATCAGAGCTGTAATAGGATAGATCCAGGAGACTGTGGGTGTGCATAGAGGAGCTTATCTGTTCTGATTTGAGTGGGTTGGTGGACAGGAAAGACAGGATGTAGTCAGGCCTCTAAGGATGTGTAGAACCATTCCAGACACAGAAGCTGCATGTGCAGAGGCTTCATGAGCAAGGTTGAGGGGGGTGTTTGGAGACTACAGGTGATTTGGTACATCAGTTCCACACACCTCTGTTTCACTCAAAGCTGTCTGTctcctccctgcccaggacaaGGAGAGTATCCAGCGGGTCCTGCAGGCTGTGGATAAAGCCAACGGCTACTGCTTCGGGATCCAAGAACAGCGAAGCCTGGAGGCCATGATGTCTGCCGCCATGGGTGCTGACTTCCATTTCTCCTCGTATCCTTGCTGTCCAGCCTCTTGGCTATAGCCAAGGGGAGACATGGGGCTCAGGGATGGCCACATCTACCCTTGTAGGTGACTGACTCCATGTTGACTAGTTGGTCTCCCTGGTGACTGTCTCTCAGGTGCAGAGGCTGGTCCCTTAGAAGGATTCAGCATTGATTGTACCTGAGGACAGAGGAGGATAGACTTAGTCCTCAGGTACAGAAGGAGCAGCAAATACAGATGCTGAGAAACGAAAGGGCCTTGGTCATTTGGGAGAGATGCAAGGGGGTTGGTTTGCTTGGTGTCCTGACTGTGAAAGGGTAAGAGGGATGTACGGGTGCAGGGGCAGTAGTGGACTTGCAGTGGGGGCCTCGTGTGCCCTGCTGATGAGTGTGGACTTCAGCTCGTGGGTGGGTAGGGTGAGCCAGCATAATAAGGTTGTGTGGAGTGTGACACGATCAggtgtacattttttaaaaagtccctcaAGTGCAGAAATTGCATTTAAGGGATGCACGTGGGGGCAGGAGAGTGTTTACAGTCTGCAGATGAGAAGAGATGAAACAGTAAGAATAGGAAGAAGGGTGTGAACTGGATGAAAGGATATGGATTACCGGAGTTCGCAACCAGATGGTTATAGGATAAACGGAAGTAGGGCAGAAGTTAGACTGCCAGGTTTCTGGCTATACAGCAGTATGGTGTggcaagaaaaggaagaggagagggcagGTTTGTCATATGAGTGGAAGGTATGGGCCCTAGCAAATGTGCTGTATTTGAGGGGACTATGGGACAGCCAGAGCTGTCTGGGAGGCAGCTGGACCTTCAGACCGGAGCTGGATTAGTGACCGTTGGGGTGGAGCTAAGGTCCTGTGTAGGCCACATGTGAGGCAAGACAGGGAAATCCAGGCCCATAGGATAGTTTCAGATATTTGCCTTCAGCACACTGGAGGCAAGGGGGGCTCCAGAGTCCTGGATATGGAGGAAACAGAGCTCCCAGGGAAACAGGTTAGAAATGGTGGCAGCAGAGTGCCCAGTGCTCCCTGAAGGGGTCGAGTTGTTACCTCACACCTGCGGTTATTGGTAGCACATTCGACTGCATGTGCTCAGCGCAAAAGGGAAGGGGCCGTTCCAGCAGCGCTCTGATTTTTCACACACTGTGCATTACTTTATGCATTCGTACGTGTTATTATGCAAGATTCTCCATATGAAACTGTATACTTTTTAATAGATGATTGAAGGAATTTTCAAGGGTATTTTTAACCATACACTTATGTGCTGGTTTTACATTCTGTCCCCTCCCCTAATCTTCTTAAGGTTCAACTTTAGTCTGTGTATAAGATAATTAAGGATTGGCATAAAGAAGGGGAAAGTCAGCTCTGCCAAGGAGTGGGTGGGTAAGGAAAGCTTCATGGAGGTGGTGGCACTTGAGTtgcattacctttttttttttttaagattttatttatttatttattcattcattcattcattcattcatgagggacacagagagagagaaagaggcagagacacaggcagagggagaagcaggctccattgcagggagcctgatgtggggcttgatcccgggaccccaggatcacgccctgagccaaaggcagatgctaaaccactgagctacccaggtatccctgttttatttatttatttcagagagagagagagagaacatgagcagcaggaagggtagagggggagggagaagcagactccgtgctgagcaaggagtctggtgtagggcttgatcccaagaccctaggattgtgacctgagcccaaggcagacacttaatcaactgagccacccaggtgcccaagttgCATTATCTTAAAGTAAGGATTAACCAGGCTGATTAAAAGGGTAAGAGAATTCAAGGCAGAGAGAACAGTATATACAAAGACGTGGCGGTTTAAAGTTGAGGTATGTCTGGGGGTTTGCAAGTAGAATAGCATGACTTGTGGGCAGGACAGGGCTCTGAGTGGGAgcagtggcagagccagacaGATGGTGAGATAGAATGCAAGGTTTCGTGTGCCCTGCTCAGGAATGTGGGCTCA
Encoded here:
- the GPN2 gene encoding GPN-loop GTPase 2 gives rise to the protein MAGAAPTTAFGQAVIGPPGSGKTTYCLGMSEFLRALGRRVAVVNLDPANEGLPYECAVDVGELVGLGDVMDALRLGPNGGLLYCMEYLEANLDWLRAKLDPLRGHYLLFDCPGQVELCTHHGALRNIFSQMAQWDLRLTAVHLVDSHYCTDPAKFISVLCTSLATMLHVELPHVNVLSKMDLIEHYGKLAFNLDYYTEVLDLSYLLDHLASDPFFRHYRQLNEKLVQLIEDYSLVSFIPLNIQDKESIQRVLQAVDKANGYCFGIQEQRSLEAMMSAAMGADFHFSSTLGIQEKYLAPPDQSVEQEAMQL